Proteins from one Choloepus didactylus isolate mChoDid1 chromosome 4, mChoDid1.pri, whole genome shotgun sequence genomic window:
- the LOC119533429 gene encoding olfactory receptor 4K2-like: MDKGNQSVVSEFVLLGLCHSWNMQVLLLMIFLMLYITIMLGNTAIVILIIIDLHLHSPMYFLLANLSFVDMLLSSITTPKLITDFLREMKTISFGGCMCQILFVHLCGGSEIVLLVVMAYDRYVAICKPLHYSTIMSLQKCIGLVVASWTIGFVHAMSQMVVIMQLPFCGPREIDSFFCDIPLVIKLVCMDSYTLGILMNADTGVIAMTCFILLLISYTYILLTVCQSSKTGASKALSTCTAHITVVVLFFGPSIFIYVWPLSITWVDKFLAVFYSVLTPLLNPSVYTLRNKEIKNAMKRFRSYYIDFKANI, translated from the coding sequence atggataaaggaaATCAATCTGTTGTGTCAGAATTTGTGCTTCTGGGACTTTGCCACTCATGGAATATGCAGGTTTTACTCTTAATGATATTTCTGATGCTTTACATAACCATCATGCTTGGAAATACTGCTATTGTGATCTTAATCATCATTGACCTCCATCTCCattcccccatgtacttcttgTTGGCCAACCTCTCTTTTGTTGACATGTTGCTTTCCTCAATTACCACACCCAAGCTGATCACAGACTTTCTCAGGGAGATGAAGACCATTTCCTTTGGAGGCTGCATGTGCCAGATCCTCTTTGTGCATTTATGTGGAGGGAGCGAGATAGTGCTACTGGTGgtaatggcctatgaccgctatgtagcCATCTGCAAGCCACTGCACTATTCCACCATTATGAGCCTGCAAAAATGCATTGGGTTGGTGGTGGCTTCCTGGACCATTGGTTTTGTGCATGCCATGAGTCAAATGGTTGTGATTATGCAGCTGCCTTTTTGTGGCCCCAGGGAAATAGACAGCTTCTTCTGTGATATACCACTGGTAATCAAGCTTGTATGCATGGATTCTTATACTTTGGGAATATTAATGAATGCAGATACTGGGGTCATCGCCATGACCTGCTTTATACTGTTGCTGATATCCTACACATACATTCTCTTAACTGTCTGCCAAAGCTCTAAAACTGGTGCATCTAAGGCACTCTCTACCTGCACTGCTCATATCACAGTGGTGGTACTTTTCTTTGGGCCCTCCATCTTCATCTACGTGTGGCCACTCAGCATTACTTGGGTGGACAAatttcttgctgtgttttactctGTTCTCACACCTCTTTTAAATCCATCTGTTTATACCCtgagaaataaagagataaaaaatgcTATGAAAAGGTTTAGAAGCTACTACATAGATTTCAAGGCAAATATTTAA